A stretch of the Bordetella genomosp. 8 genome encodes the following:
- the phnD gene encoding phosphonate ABC transporter substrate-binding protein, protein MLRRTFCALIATAALTAPAFAQDAKTLNFGIISTESSSNLRSGWQPVIDDLSKAIGVTVKPFFASDYAGIIEGMRFDKVQMAWYGNLSAIEAVDRSQGEVFAHVIDKDGNPGYWSVLVTAKNGKVATLDDVLKNGKSMSYGAGDPNSTSGTAVPGYYLWAANKIDPKTFFKNFRIANHETNLLSAMNGQVDVAITNTEAMERYKINTGKSPEDSVRVLWKSPLIPADPLVWRTDLPADLKQKIQAFFVNYGKSGPNAAQELKNLQALTYKGFVASDNGQLLPIRQISLAGQRAKVEHDTTLSAQEKQQKLAEMDARLAELSKQVAAAKSQ, encoded by the coding sequence ATGCTTCGCAGAACCTTTTGCGCCCTGATCGCGACCGCTGCCCTGACCGCCCCGGCGTTCGCCCAGGACGCGAAGACCCTGAATTTCGGCATCATTTCGACGGAATCGTCGTCCAATCTGCGCAGCGGCTGGCAGCCTGTCATCGATGACCTGAGCAAGGCGATCGGCGTCACGGTCAAGCCCTTTTTCGCTTCCGACTACGCCGGCATCATCGAAGGCATGCGCTTCGACAAAGTGCAGATGGCCTGGTACGGCAACCTGTCGGCCATCGAGGCCGTGGATCGTTCGCAAGGCGAGGTGTTCGCCCACGTCATCGACAAGGACGGCAACCCCGGCTACTGGTCGGTGCTGGTGACGGCCAAGAACGGCAAGGTCGCCACGCTGGACGACGTGCTGAAGAATGGCAAGAGCATGAGCTACGGCGCGGGCGACCCCAACTCGACGTCCGGCACGGCCGTTCCCGGCTACTACCTGTGGGCCGCCAACAAGATCGATCCCAAGACCTTCTTCAAGAACTTCCGCATCGCCAACCACGAAACCAACCTGCTGTCGGCGATGAACGGCCAGGTGGACGTGGCCATCACCAATACGGAAGCCATGGAGCGCTACAAGATCAATACCGGCAAGTCGCCCGAGGATTCCGTGCGCGTGCTGTGGAAATCGCCGCTGATCCCGGCTGACCCGCTGGTGTGGCGCACCGACCTGCCGGCCGACCTGAAGCAGAAGATCCAGGCCTTCTTCGTCAACTACGGCAAAAGCGGCCCCAATGCCGCGCAGGAGCTGAAGAACCTGCAGGCGCTGACCTACAAGGGCTTCGTCGCTTCGGACAACGGCCAGTTGCTGCCGATCCGCCAGATCAGCCTGGCCGGGCAGCGCGCCAAGGTCGAGCACGACACCACGCTGAGCGCCCAGGAAAAGCAGCAGAAGCTGGCGGAAATGGATGCCAGGCTGGCCGAGCTGTCCAAGCAGGTCGCCGCCGCGAAGTCCCAGTAA
- the phnE gene encoding phosphonate ABC transporter, permease protein PhnE, with the protein MSATLTPARPAPTPAKSSLPTLLAWAIVIAVLAASWQGADMRPMDLFRDSGNMSQFARDFFPPNFRDWRMYLEEMLVTVQIAIWGTFLAIVLAVPMSLLCSSNIVPAWVYQPVRRLMDACRAINEMVFAMLFIVAVGLGPFAGVLALWVHTLGVLAKLFSEAVEAIDPRPVEGVRATGAGAIEEIVFGVIPQVLPLWISYSLYRFESNVRSASVVGIVGAGGIGMVLWEIIRSFQYAQTCAVMIIIIVFVTGIDVLSSRIRKVFI; encoded by the coding sequence ATGAGCGCCACCCTGACCCCGGCGCGCCCCGCGCCCACGCCCGCCAAGAGCTCCCTGCCCACCTTGCTGGCATGGGCCATCGTCATCGCCGTGCTGGCCGCGTCGTGGCAGGGGGCCGACATGCGCCCCATGGACCTGTTCCGCGATTCCGGCAACATGTCGCAGTTCGCGCGGGATTTCTTTCCGCCGAACTTCCGCGACTGGCGCATGTATCTGGAAGAGATGCTGGTGACGGTGCAGATCGCCATCTGGGGCACTTTCCTGGCGATCGTACTGGCGGTGCCGATGAGCCTGCTGTGTTCGTCCAATATCGTGCCTGCCTGGGTCTACCAGCCGGTGCGCCGCCTGATGGACGCATGCCGGGCGATCAACGAGATGGTCTTCGCCATGCTGTTCATCGTGGCGGTGGGCCTGGGCCCGTTCGCGGGTGTGCTGGCCTTGTGGGTGCACACGCTGGGCGTGCTGGCCAAGCTGTTCTCGGAGGCCGTCGAAGCCATCGATCCGCGGCCCGTCGAAGGGGTGCGCGCCACCGGCGCCGGCGCCATCGAGGAAATCGTCTTCGGCGTGATTCCGCAAGTGCTGCCGCTGTGGATTTCCTACTCGCTGTACCGCTTCGAGTCGAACGTGCGGTCGGCGTCGGTCGTGGGCATCGTCGGCGCGGGCGGGATCGGCATGGTGCTGTGGGAAATCATCCGCAGCTTCCAGTATGCCCAGACCTGCGCGGTGATGATCATCATCATCGTCTTCGTGACGGGCATCGACGTGCTGTCGTCGCGCATCCGCAAAGTGTTCATTTGA
- a CDS encoding HD domain-containing protein, whose amino-acid sequence MSEALTLSRIESLFAGYGSAYYGREAITQTEHALQCAALAEQAGETPATIAASLLHDIGHLVMAESTLEDKRHQDIGARALLGLVGESVIAPVRLHVPAKRYLCAVDADYWSTLSQASKDTLVLQGGPYTAREVEAFERLPYFAEAVRLRRYDDLAKVPGAATPTLRHYLDMLETVTAVDKAA is encoded by the coding sequence ATGTCGGAAGCCTTGACCCTGTCGCGCATCGAAAGCCTGTTCGCGGGCTACGGCAGCGCCTACTACGGCCGCGAGGCCATCACGCAGACCGAGCATGCCCTGCAATGCGCGGCGCTGGCGGAGCAGGCGGGCGAAACGCCGGCCACCATCGCCGCCAGCCTGCTGCACGACATCGGCCATCTGGTCATGGCCGAGAGCACGCTCGAGGACAAGCGCCACCAGGACATCGGCGCTCGCGCGCTGCTGGGCCTGGTGGGCGAAAGCGTCATCGCGCCGGTGCGCCTGCACGTGCCGGCCAAGCGCTATCTGTGCGCGGTGGACGCGGATTACTGGTCCACGCTGTCGCAGGCGTCCAAGGATACCCTGGTGTTGCAGGGCGGCCCTTACACCGCGCGCGAAGTCGAGGCCTTCGAACGCCTGCCGTACTTCGCCGAGGCGGTGCGCCTGCGCCGATACGATGACCTGGCCAAGGTACCCGGCGCGGCCACGCCGACGCTGCGCCATTACCTGGACATGCTGGAGACGGTGACGGCGGTCGACAAGGCCGCCTGA
- a CDS encoding Bug family tripartite tricarboxylate transporter substrate binding protein: protein MQDDNKEYGQPRRAPVAPDHGIGIRPTRRWLVRAATGLIACAALSTLAAVPAHAADDWPTKPLTMLIPYAPGGTTDIIGRVLADKVGRILGQTVVADNRGGAGGTIAGTMLARSNPDGYTFMLEHIGFAFNASLYPHLSYEPLKDITPVAYVGQTPNVLVVTNSMPVKTFKEFLDYARAHPGAVNYGSGGVGSAGHLPMAWLQSKEQLTLTHIPYKGSGPAITDLISGRIEAMLLTIPAVLPYIRSGQVRPLATSGAARAASLPDLPTMQEAGVKGFDYEPWYGVFVRAGTPPAVVAKLHDAINKALTDPDTQKKMLEQGLAVQTWTQQKFQQTVRDDTQKWHGIITTLNIRMN from the coding sequence ATGCAGGACGACAATAAGGAGTACGGCCAGCCCAGGCGTGCGCCGGTGGCACCGGACCATGGCATCGGGATCCGCCCCACGCGGCGTTGGCTGGTGCGGGCCGCCACCGGCCTCATCGCGTGCGCGGCGCTCTCGACGCTCGCGGCCGTGCCGGCGCATGCCGCCGACGATTGGCCCACCAAGCCCCTGACCATGCTGATTCCCTACGCGCCCGGCGGCACGACGGACATCATCGGCCGCGTCCTGGCCGACAAGGTCGGGCGCATCCTGGGCCAGACCGTGGTCGCCGACAATCGTGGCGGCGCGGGGGGCACCATCGCCGGCACCATGCTGGCCCGCTCGAATCCGGACGGCTACACCTTCATGCTGGAGCACATCGGCTTCGCCTTCAACGCGTCGCTGTATCCGCATCTGAGCTACGAGCCGCTGAAGGACATCACGCCGGTCGCCTACGTCGGCCAGACGCCGAATGTGCTGGTGGTGACGAATTCCATGCCGGTCAAGACGTTCAAGGAATTCCTGGACTACGCCCGCGCCCACCCCGGCGCGGTCAACTACGGATCCGGCGGCGTGGGCAGCGCCGGCCACCTGCCCATGGCATGGCTGCAGTCCAAGGAACAGCTGACGCTGACCCACATACCCTACAAGGGTTCCGGGCCGGCCATCACCGACCTGATCTCCGGCCGCATCGAGGCGATGCTATTGACCATCCCCGCGGTGCTGCCCTACATCCGCAGCGGCCAGGTGCGCCCGCTGGCGACGTCGGGCGCGGCGCGCGCGGCATCGCTGCCCGACCTGCCCACCATGCAGGAGGCTGGCGTGAAGGGCTTCGACTATGAGCCCTGGTACGGTGTTTTCGTGCGCGCCGGCACGCCCCCGGCCGTGGTGGCCAAGCTGCACGACGCCATCAACAAGGCGCTGACGGATCCCGACACCCAGAAAAAGATGCTGGAGCAGGGACTGGCCGTCCAGACCTGGACGCAGCAGAAGTTCCAGCAGACGGTGCGCGACGATACCCAGAAATGGCACGGGATCATCACGACGCTGAACATCAGGATGAACTGA
- a CDS encoding mandelate racemase/muconate lactonizing enzyme family protein, translating to MSTIRKITLRRLRLPLSSPYRLSYRTFTEFEPYLVELEDDSGRQSFADGHVSPGSSSETREGAWAFCLEQLARLPGRDAAQAKQDLLGRFEDSKVAVTAMVCAIEALEGSSFLDVTQDTVLPLLVPVSALEPAAIAEEIDRRVAAGFHVFKVKVGKDVRADLDRVRAIQRAADGRATLRLDANRAYSRADAIAFVGELDPAGIDLFEQPCDADDWDANAAVAEASPVPLMLDEPICALADIDRAATLRNVGYCKLKLKRFGSMERLAEGLNRVHAQGMRPVLGDGLGSEIHNWMEACVARGIIDNAGEFNGFLKHPAKLLREPLGFENGAVVMPAGYRPALDRAAVEAFTMERRDFAG from the coding sequence TTGAGCACCATCCGCAAGATCACCCTGCGCCGCTTGCGCCTGCCCCTGTCCAGCCCGTACCGGCTGTCCTATCGCACCTTCACCGAATTCGAGCCCTACCTGGTGGAACTGGAAGACGACAGCGGGCGGCAGTCGTTCGCGGATGGCCACGTGTCGCCGGGTTCCAGCAGCGAAACGCGGGAAGGTGCCTGGGCGTTCTGCCTGGAACAATTGGCGCGATTGCCGGGGCGCGATGCCGCGCAGGCCAAGCAGGACCTGCTGGGCCGGTTCGAGGACAGCAAGGTGGCTGTCACCGCCATGGTGTGCGCGATCGAGGCGCTGGAAGGCTCGAGCTTCCTCGACGTCACGCAGGACACGGTGCTGCCTCTGCTGGTTCCCGTCAGCGCGTTGGAACCGGCCGCCATCGCCGAGGAAATCGACCGCCGCGTCGCCGCCGGCTTCCATGTTTTCAAGGTGAAAGTGGGCAAGGACGTGCGGGCGGACCTGGATCGCGTGCGCGCCATACAGCGGGCGGCGGATGGCCGCGCGACCCTGCGCCTGGATGCCAACCGCGCCTACAGCCGCGCGGACGCGATCGCCTTCGTCGGCGAGCTGGACCCCGCGGGCATCGACCTGTTCGAACAGCCCTGCGACGCCGACGATTGGGACGCCAATGCCGCCGTCGCGGAGGCCAGTCCCGTGCCCCTGATGCTGGACGAACCGATCTGCGCGCTGGCCGATATCGATCGCGCCGCCACCCTGCGCAATGTCGGCTACTGCAAGCTCAAGCTCAAGCGCTTCGGCAGCATGGAGCGGCTGGCCGAAGGCCTGAACCGCGTACACGCGCAGGGCATGCGACCCGTCCTGGGCGACGGCCTGGGCAGCGAGATCCACAACTGGATGGAGGCCTGCGTCGCGCGCGGCATCATCGATAACGCCGGGGAATTCAATGGTTTCCTGAAGCACCCGGCCAAGCTGCTGCGCGAGCCGCTGGGCTTCGAGAATGGCGCGGTGGTCATGCCGGCGGGATACCGGCCGGCGCTGGACCGCGCAGCCGTCGAAGCGTTCACGATGGAACGGCGCGATTTCGCCGGCTGA
- a CDS encoding TrmB family transcriptional regulator: MSVKHVASDVPSLDNVSGDLKRLGFTEYEAKVYVQLLGMPPSTAYEISKLAGVPRPNTYSALDSLARRGAVLPVRENPTCYVAARPRELLDAIARQTRSLCTGLTERLEAVTPRTDDHYVWTLRGDSAVHEHIDMLIDRSTETVWIKAADHVLRRHADGLREAAVTRGVRLLIVLFGTDADEFRYTEKCSVYIHENNGVRMGTADNLFTLAVDYREMLTANVEGDVIAAHSKNMPIVTMALSLIRHDYYMAEIFARFGDQIDEAFGPYLRDLRLPSFTPEQVASFRKNTGLGD; the protein is encoded by the coding sequence ATGAGCGTCAAGCATGTGGCCAGCGACGTGCCGTCCCTGGACAACGTTTCCGGCGACTTGAAGCGCCTGGGTTTCACGGAATACGAAGCCAAGGTCTACGTGCAGTTGCTGGGAATGCCGCCTTCGACGGCGTACGAGATTTCAAAGCTGGCCGGTGTTCCCCGGCCCAATACCTATAGCGCACTGGACAGCCTGGCGCGCCGTGGCGCGGTCCTGCCCGTGCGTGAAAACCCCACCTGCTATGTCGCTGCGCGCCCGCGCGAACTGCTCGACGCCATCGCGCGGCAGACGCGCTCGCTGTGTACCGGGCTGACGGAACGGCTGGAAGCCGTGACGCCGCGCACGGACGACCACTATGTATGGACGCTGCGCGGCGATTCGGCGGTGCACGAGCACATCGACATGCTGATCGATCGCAGCACGGAAACGGTATGGATCAAGGCGGCGGACCACGTGCTGCGGCGCCATGCCGACGGCTTGCGCGAGGCTGCGGTCACGCGCGGCGTGCGGCTGTTGATCGTGCTGTTCGGGACGGACGCGGATGAATTCCGCTACACCGAGAAGTGCAGCGTGTACATCCATGAGAACAATGGCGTGCGCATGGGCACGGCGGACAATCTGTTCACGCTGGCGGTGGATTATCGGGAAATGCTGACGGCCAATGTCGAAGGCGACGTCATCGCGGCGCATTCGAAGAACATGCCCATCGTCACGATGGCCTTGTCGCTGATCCGCCATGACTACTACATGGCGGAAATCTTCGCCCGCTTCGGCGACCAGATCGACGAGGCGTTCGGACCGTACCTGCGGGATCTGCGCCTGCCCAGCTTCACGCCTGAACAGGTCGCCTCGTTCAGGAAGAATACCGGGCTGGGCGATTAG
- a CDS encoding TauD/TfdA dioxygenase family protein — MSSITVTPIAPALGAEISGVDLRKPLAADDLAAIKRAWSDHLVLRFRGQLLSDPELMALSRSFGELDPPGPNPYGKPFLTEFPEINVISNVKKDGVPIGNLGDGEAVWHCDMTYIETPPMAAMLHALDVPPSGGDTYWANMYMAYETLPAELKQAIAGRRAIHDATYNSAGMMRKGMKEVTDPREAPGAHHPLVVRHPETGRAALYLGRRRNSYILGLPLDESNALLDELWAHATQPEFTFRQEWKLHDLILWDNRCTLHRRDAFDPSVSRIMHRTQIKGIATIPYEQAGTVAA, encoded by the coding sequence ATGTCTTCGATAACCGTTACCCCCATCGCGCCGGCGCTCGGCGCCGAGATCTCCGGCGTCGACCTGCGCAAGCCGCTGGCCGCCGACGACCTGGCGGCGATCAAGCGGGCCTGGTCGGATCACCTGGTGCTGCGCTTTCGCGGCCAGTTGCTCAGCGATCCCGAACTGATGGCCTTGAGCCGCTCCTTTGGCGAGCTGGATCCCCCGGGCCCCAACCCCTATGGCAAGCCTTTCCTGACCGAATTTCCGGAAATCAATGTGATTTCCAACGTGAAGAAGGACGGTGTGCCGATCGGCAATCTCGGGGATGGCGAGGCGGTCTGGCATTGCGACATGACCTACATCGAAACGCCGCCCATGGCCGCGATGCTGCATGCGCTGGACGTGCCGCCCAGCGGCGGCGATACCTACTGGGCCAATATGTACATGGCCTATGAAACGCTGCCCGCGGAACTGAAGCAGGCCATCGCCGGGCGGCGCGCGATCCACGACGCCACGTACAACAGCGCCGGCATGATGCGCAAGGGCATGAAGGAAGTCACCGACCCGCGCGAGGCGCCGGGCGCGCATCATCCGCTGGTGGTGCGGCATCCGGAAACGGGCCGCGCGGCCCTGTACCTGGGCCGCCGCCGCAACAGCTACATCCTGGGACTGCCGCTGGACGAGAGCAATGCCCTGCTGGACGAACTGTGGGCCCATGCGACGCAGCCGGAGTTCACCTTCCGGCAGGAATGGAAGCTCCATGACCTGATCCTGTGGGACAACCGCTGCACCCTGCACCGCCGCGACGCCTTCGATCCCAGCGTCAGCCGCATCATGCACCGCACGCAGATCAAGGGCATCGCGACGATACCGTACGAGCAGGCCGGCACCGTGGCGGCCTGA